DNA sequence from the Pseudomonadota bacterium genome:
GTCATCGGACTCGATTACAATTTCGAGGCTTGCCGCCTGGCCGCCGGAAACGGGCTTGCGATCGTACGCGGCGATGTCTACGACCTGCCCTTCCGCCCGGCGGCCGCCGATCATATCGTCTGCTGCCAGTTCCTGAACCAGCAGCCGCACGCAAAGATCGAGCGGCTGATGACGGAGGCAAGCCGCGTGCTTCGCCCGAATGGGCGCTTCCTTCTTGTCTGGCGGAACGGAAGGTCGCTTCTTCACCGCCTCGCCCACTTTACTTTCCGCCTGCTCGACCGGGTGCGCGGCGAGCCAGATTTCCCGCAGGTTTTCCACGACCCGATGGAAGTGGCGCAGAAGGCGCGCGCGGCGGGATTCGCGATAGACTTCGCGGGCGTCACCTGCCCGCTGCTGCCTGGCGCCCCGCTTGCCGGGCAAGGCTTTCTCGGCCGGCTGGCCGGGGCCTCCTTCTTCCTCGTCCTGCGGAAGCCCAAGCACGGGGAAGGCTGACCGATGGCCGCGCTCACCGTCCGCCCGCTCGAGGAAAAGGACTTTCGCGCCTGGAACGCCTTCGTCGAACAAGCAAAAGACGGCACCTTTTTCCACCTGGCCGAATGGCAGAGGGTGCTTAAGCGCGCCTTCCGCCTGGACACCCACTACCTCTACGCGGCGTCGGGAAACGAAATCCGGGGCTTGCTTCCGCTCGCCCGGGTACGACGGCCGAATTTGCGTTTCGCCCTGGTCTCGACTCCCTGCTGCGTCTATGGCGGCGCCTTGGCGACCGACGCGGCAACGGCGACCGCCCTCGAAACCGCCGCCTGCGAACTTGCGGCCAAGCTCGGTGCCGACTACCTGGAGCTTCGCAATCTCACGCGCCGGCGAGCGGACTGGCCGACGAGCGGCCTTTACGCCACCTTCCGGCGCACCCTCGACGCCGAGCCCGAAAAAAACCTGCTTACCATCCCCCGCAAGGAACGGGCGGACATACGAAAAAGCCTGGAGGCCGGCCTGCGGAGCAAGGTTACCGAAGATGCGGGCCGTTTCTTCCCGCTCTATGCCCGGAGCACCCGCAACCTTGGCGCGCCGGCCTACCCGAAGCGCTACTTCGAGATCCTGCTTGAAACGTTCGGCGAGAAGGCCGAGATCCGGCTGGCTGTAAAGGGGGGGGACATTCTTTGCGGCGTGTTCAGTTTTTACTTCCGCGACCAGGTGCTCCCCTACTACGCCGGAAGCGTGCCGGCCGCCCGCGACATGAAAGCCTACCCCTTCCTGTACTGGGAGCTGATGCGCGCCGCCTGCGAGAAAGGCGTCCGTCTTTTTGATTTCGGCCGCAGCCTCCAAGGCAGCGGCGCCTTCGCCTTCAAGAAGAACTGGGGATTCGAGGCGGTTTCGCTTCCCTACCAATATCACCTGCTGCGGGCGCAGCGGATGCCCGAGATGAACCCGGCAGGCCCAGGCTACCGCACGCTTGCCGGACTATGGCGGCACCTGCCCTTGGCGGTCGCGAACCGCTTGGGTCCTTGCTTCGCGCCCTGGGTCAGCTAGGCCGAAAGAACGGCGCAGCGGCAAAGACCCCTTGCCGGATCTGTTCGGCGAAGGGGGGCGCGATTTCCCACTGCCGCGCCGGCCCGAACAGGGCCTCGAGCTTTTTCCAGGTGCGGGCGCGGTTGCACCAAAGGATCGCGCTGGCGAGAAAGCCCGCCCCCTTGATCCGGCAGAAGGGCTCCCCGACGTCGAAGTCGTAAGGGTGAAAGTAGGTCCATAGCGGTGTCCGCGAAGAAGCGCGCGCCACCGCCCGCTTCACCAGACCGAACGGCAAGTAACGCAAGTAGACGCCGCCAAGATAGGGAAAGACGAGGGGACCGAAGCGGGCGACCGGTGCTGGCAGTTCGAGGAGCCCGTTCGGCCAGCGGAAGGCCTCTTTGGGCGCCGCCGGAAAGCCGAAAAGCGGGCTTTTCGCCGGCAGCACGCTGGACGAATAGTCGAAGCCAAGCTCGCGCAAGCTGTCGAGCGCCCAAAGCGAACCTGGCGTCAGCGAAAAGACCGGCGCGCGGAAACCGATGACCGCCTTCCCGGTCAGGTCTTCGAGCAGCTTTTTGCCGGTTTCGGTTTCCTTGTGGAACTTCCCATGCGTTTGCTTCTCCAGCGGCACGTGATCGAAGGAATGGAAGGCGATCTCGTGGCCGAGGCTTGCGATGTCGCGAACAAGATCGGGGCTTTTCTCCGCCACCTCGCCTACGACGAAGACGGTGCCGGTGACCCCAAGGCGCGCGGTGGATTCGAAGACGCGGCGCGTGATATCCGGGTAGCGCATCGGAAGCCCCGCATCCGGCCGGTGATCCTCAAGATCGAAGGTGAAGGTCAGGCGGGACACGCCATCCGGCATCGGTCAGCCTCTCGAATATTTGCCCCGGAAATAGGCTTGAAAAACAACGTTTGGAAGCAAGCGCATGGCGTTGTTCCGCAGGGTCTCGCGCAGGCGGCTTCTTGGCACGTACCATTGCGCGGCGTGGCGCGTCGCGGTCTGTATAGCGGAGAGGACGGGCCGCGTCTCGGCCTCGTAACGCCGGAAGGCCTCTTCCGCCGGCAGCTCGACCAGCGCCTCGGCAAGCCGCGTGGCGCCCGTAAAGGCGGCAGAAGCGCCCCGCCCGGAAAAAAGCGTGAGACAGTGCGCAGCGTCACCGACGATGGCAAGGCGGCCGGCGCGCCAGCGGTCCATCTCGATCTGGCAAAGGGAGTCCATATAGATCGGGCGCCCCTCGGGGGCCAGGCGGAGGACTTCCCCCGCCAGCTCCGAACTTCCGGCGTAGGCTTTCCTCAGCCAGGCAAGCCGATCCTCGGGTCCGGGGGCCGCCTCGACGTCGGACGCCCAGACGAAGACGGCGCCAAGGCCGCGGGTTCGCGTGGTGAAAAGAACGAGGTAGCGATCCCGCTCCATGTGGGTCTCGAATTTCCGCTCCATCCCCAAAAAATTCGGCAACGGAAAGGCGGCCGCCATAAGCCCCAGGCGATGCCGGCGAATGGTTGCGGGCGGAAAGCCAAGCTCGCGAACGGCGGAATGGAGGCCGTCCGCCCCGATAACGGCGTCGAATTCTTCCGCCCGGCCGTCGCTGAACGCAACCTGGACGCGGCTTTCTTTCTGAGCGATCCGGGTCGCGCTGACGCCGCAGCGGATCTCAACGAGATCCTTGGCGGCCTCGTAAAGAACGGCCTCGAGATCGTCCCGCGAGATCTGAACGATGCGCAGACCCCGAAAAAGCCTTTCATAATCGAGGGCAAGCAAGGTGCGGCCGGTGCGATCATGGTAGCTCGACGCGGTGATGCCGATCCGCCTGGCCTCAAGCGCCGGCAGAAGGCCGAGCGTCTCGGCCGCCTGGTGGGCACGATGGGAAAGCGAGATGAGGTAGCCTTCCGCCCGCACCTCGGGGGACCGTTCGACGACGACTGGGCGAAAGCCTTTCCGGCCGAGCAAGATCGCGGCGGCAAGCCCGGCAACACCGGCGCCCGAGATCAAGATGCGGCTTTCCTTCTCCATGTCGTTCCCTCCCATTCGGAGCCAGCGATTTCAGCCACAGTTCGGCAGGGAAGTCGAGCCTTGAGGCGGCGGCCGCGTTTTTCGAGTGGCCCGCGCGGTGCCAAAGGCTATCTTGGGAATCTGGATTTAACCTTTTGGGGGAAAGGTCATGTTCCGTTTGTTTTACATCGCCTATGGGTTCGCCGCGTATCTCGCCTTCTTCGTCGTCATCCTCTATGCCATCGGTTTCGTTGGCAATTTCGCAGTTCCGAAGGGAATCGACGGCGGCGCGGGCGCTCCGCTTGCCGAGGCCATCCTCGTCAACCTGCTGCTGATGGGTCTTTTCGCTGTCCAGCACAGCGTCATGGCAAGACCCGGTTTCAAGCGGGCGTGGACGCGAATCGTCCCGGAACCGATCGAGCGCAGCACTTACGTCCTGCTTTCAAGCGCGGTGCTCGCCCTCCTCTTCTGGCAGTGGCGGCCGATGCCGGGCATCGTGTGGAGCGTCGAGGGGGGATGGGGCGAAACCCTTCTCTGGGTGTTCTACGCGGCAGGCTGGGGAATTGTCTTTCTTTCCTCTTTCATGATCGGTCATTTCGAGTTGTTCGGCCTCAAACAGGTTTACGCGCATGTGAAGAACCTCGCGCCGAAGAAGGCGGGTTTCATGACGCCGGGCTTCTATAGGCTCGTCCGCCACCCGCTGATGACGGGCTTCCTGGTCGCCTTCTGGGCGACGCCCGAGATGACCTGGGGGCATCTTCTCTTCGCCCTCGGCACGACCGGCTACATCCTGATCGCCCTGCAACTGGAAGAGCGCGATCTCACCGCCCATTTCGGCGACGAGTACCGCGGCTATAAAAAGCGCGTGCCGATGTTGATTCCCGGCCTCAAAGGCCGGCGGTAGCGAAAAAATTCAGGGGGAGGGACGGCCGCCCGGCGCGAGCGCGCGCCGGGCAAGCCCGAAAGTTCAAGAAAAGCTAGTTGTGCCTGGTCGCCGGCTTGTTGCCTTCAGCCGCCGTCTGCATGGGAACAATCTTGTCCGAATTCGTCACGCCCGAATTCGTCACGCCCGAATTCGTCACAAGAAGCGGGTACTCGAAGGTCGGGTTCTGCCGGCCCGTGTAAACGTACTGGCCTTCCTCGAGCACAATCTCATAAACCTCGTGATAGCCGGTCAGAAGTTCGCCCTGGGAGAAAAGCGGTTTCTTCGCCTTCTTGCCTTTATCGTTCAGCGCGTAAATTTCGAGACCGAGGGCGAAGGGAACGTTCGCGTTTTCGACTCGGAATTTATAAGTCCCGGGCTTTAGGACGAGGGTCTTGATGTTCGGAAGACGCACGTTCTCGGTCTTGCGGTTTTCCCGCGGGCAATCGCGCGGAAAGGTCACGGCGATGTCTTGGGCCTTGCCTTCCGGCTCAACGAACTGGCACCCGCTCCCGGTAAGGTTGATCGTTCCGTCTTCGGAAACGCCAAGCGGTTTTACCATCACGATCCGAACGTCCGCCGGGCGGTAATTGTCCTTGGACAAGTCCTTGGCCGACGCAGGGTTGGCCGTCAATGCCAAGCCGATCCCAACCGCGCCGGCGGCAAGAAAAGCAAGAAAACGTGACGGTGTATTGCGCATTGTTTGCTCCATCGCAGACCCCCTCCCCTTACTCTGCCACATTGTATGATTTATATGGCGAGAAGCGGGAGATCAGCTAGTAACAGAATTTCACAAGATTGTGTGAAGGCCCCAAAACGTTCCGCCATAGATAGGGGCACCCGTGAGCCAAAACAAGGGGGAAGCAAAAAAGCCAGGCTGGCGATGGGGATGCCGACCGGCGGATTTGAACCACCGGCACGCGGATTTTCCATTCTGAGAATCCGGGTCTCCGAACGCCCACGCCCTTCACCTGCCTGCCCTTCTGCTATCCCAAAGACGCCGCATGCCCTGACTTCAATAGGATTTTTGTGTTAACCAATGATGCGGGATATGATTTTCCAGTGGAAGTTCGGCGAGAATCCCCAAGCTAGAACGTGAAGGTTTCTTCGACGGACAGAGTTTTGGGAGGAACAGGCCCCGCCGCGGTCAGGATGTTTATAGGACAGGACCGGCGCATGCCTTGGTCAGCGCCAGCAGGCCACCCGCACGGTGAAATCCCGCGCGGCAGCCCCAATCTGGCTTGGCGAGAGCTCTTTGTCCTTCCGCCGAAACTCTGGCAAGATTCCGTTTTCTGCGAAGAATAACCGTATGGCGGTTATTTTAGTTGCAAAATTTGCACCTTGGGGAACGCTGCTGCCTGCGATCCTCGCAACAAGCCTCGAGATGGCGACCCCAGCGACGCGGCCCCAAGCGTCGAGAACGGGACTACCGCTCGAGCCAAAGTCCACCCCCGCGCTCATCTGGAACTGATCGGTGTTGTCACCAATCCCTGAAAGCGCGGCCACATAGCCGACGCTTAGATTGCCTTCGCTTGACAACGTACCCGCAAGCGGAAACCCGTAGGTCACCACACGTTCGCCTATGTCAAGGCTGGCATCATCCGCGAACGGCGCGATGGTTCCTGGAACGAAATCCGTCTTCAAAAGGGCTAGATCGGCTGACGGATCTGACCGAAGCCGCTCCGCCAGACGTCCCCCCCCCCCCCCGACCGGGGATCGCAACTGTGACATGGTCACAGTTCTCGAGAAGATGTGCCGCAGTTAGAATATGCCCCTTGCGAGTCACAAAGAAGCCTGATCCCGATGCGAACTGCACACTTTCCATGTTAAGCGACGCGCCGAAACGGCCCGCCACCGGATCTTCCTGGAAGGAGAGAATGTAGCTAACAAGATTTTCCAGAACTTCCGGCGAGAACTGGAAGTTGGGCATTTCAGAATGTGGGTAAGTGATCCAGTCGCTTAAATACTGACGCGAGTATTTAAGGTTACGTCCGATCTCCATGAATGGTGGGGCAGGCGACTTGGGCGGAAATTCCGGGGCGATCTGGTGACAGGCAGCGCACCACAGCGCCGCCGTCTTCTCACCGAGTGCGGGATCACCTCCCGCCAGCACTGCCGGGGCACTTACAAACGATAAGAAGCAAAATATCACCACCAGTTTCAGAGAGCGGCACCAATAGGTTGAGCCAACATCCATGGTGAATATGCTCCATTGTCTTTGTTACCTACGTTACTCTCTGTAATCTGTTCTGGCTTTTTTTTATTAACGAAAATACTTAGTTCGGCCCCTGCCCGGTGGCTTGTCTGCACATGCCGTAGGAGAGGCTAGGCGTCGGGGTCCCCAAAAGCCACCCCCGCCTGCCGCTTGATACCCCCTTGCTCTTTTGGCCAGGATTTTTGTCCTAGTCTATCTGGCCTTGGCTTAAGTCAAATGGTGGGTATTTCCGCAGCAGGCCGTGTCACGCTTTTAGCCTAGAAAATCAGAAAAACGTAACCCCGGCGTAACCCCGATTCAGAAGTCAGCAAGAAACTATTATCTAGCTAATTGAAAAAGTGGTGCCCAGGGGCGGATTTGAACCACCGACACGCGGATTTTCAGTCCGCTGCTCTACCAACTGAGCTACCTGGGCGAATCTCAAGCTTTCCTGCGGGCTTATAGGGAAAAAGGCGGAACCTGTCCAGCCGCCCTCTTAGCCGTCTTCCCCCACCCCTTCCTCCGGCTCGGCCAGCGCCGGCCTTTCCTCCGTCGGGATGCGATAGTCCCCCTTAAGCCAACGGCCGAGATCCTGATCGGCGCAGGCCTTCGCGCAGAAAGGCTGATATTTTTCGGAAGCCGGCTTGCCGCAGATCGGGCAGCGCAGGGCCTTATCAACCTTCGCCACGGCCCAACCCCTTCAAGAGCGCCGCCGCCTCGAAAAGCGGGAGACCCACGACATTCGTGTAGGACCCCCGCAAGGCGCGCACGAAAAGGGCGGCGCGGCCCTGGATGGCATAGCCGCCCGCCTTGTCCGCCCACTCCTTGCTTTCGAGGTAGGCCTGGATTTCCGCCTCCGTCAGCCGCTTGAAGGCGACGTGGGTTTCAACCACGCGGCTGCGTGCCTCGCCGGAAGGTGAAATCACGCAAACCCCGCCATAGACCCGGTGCCGCCGGCCGGAAAGGAGGCCGAGGCAACGCTTGGCCGTGTCCGTGTCCTCCGCCTTCGGCAGCACGCGCCTTCCCACCGCGACGACGGTGTCGGCGGCAAGCACGAAGGCGCCCTTGTGGTGAGGCGCCACCGCCCTTGCCTTCGCTTCCGCAAGTCTTCGCGCGAGAGCGGCCGGCTTCTCATCCTTGAGCGGCGCTTCCGAGACGTGAGGCGCTTCGACGGCGTCCGGCTCAATCCCCGCCTGACGGAGAAGCGCAAGACGGCGGGGCGAGGCGGAGGCAAGCACGAAGGGGGGGCGAGCCATATACGGGGCGCGCTATTTGAAACGGAAAGTGATGCGGCCTTTCGTCAGGTCGTAGGGCGTCATCTCGACCGTCACCTGGTCGCCGGCCAACACCCGGATGCGGTGCTTCCGCATCTTGCCCGCCGTGTGGGCGAGCACTTCGTGACCGTTTTCAAGCCGCACGCGAAACATGGCGTTCGGCAGAAGCTCGATCACCGTACCGTTGAATTCTAAAGGTTCTTCTTTCGCCATACCGTCCTTCTTCAAGTTCCCTTCTTCAAGCCTTCCCGAAAAGGCCCCCGATGAAACGGCGCGGGCCACCCGCACGTCAAGGAGTTTCTTGAGTTTTCCGCCCTTCCACCACGGCGGGCGCCGCCAGCGCCTGAAAACGAAGTTTAATACGCTCCAAAAGCTCGTCCCGCACCTCGCGGTAGACCTTTAGCCTTTCCTCGCGGTTGCCGTCCACAAAAGAGGGGTCCAGCGTCTTCCAGAATTCGACATCGGCGGCCATCGTCCGCGTCATCTCGACCGCCTTGTGCTGCGCCTCCGGCGAAAGCGAGATCACGATATCAAAATAGGTATCTTCCAGGTCCTCGAACGCTTTTGGGCGGTGGCGACTGACATTGATGCCGATCTCGTCCATCACGGCAACCGCGAAGGGATCCAGTTGGCCCGCACGCACGCCGACCGAATCGACATAGATGCGATCCCCGAAGAGATGCTTCAGCATGCCTTCCGCCATCGGCGAGCGAATGGCGTTGTTGGTGCAGGCAAAGAGCACGCTGCCGGGAATATCTCCCATTTAATTCCTTAAGTGCAGGATGCAGACGAGGGTGAAAAGCCGCCGCGATGTGTTGTCGTCCATGGCGACCTTGTCGGCGAGACGGGTTTGCAAAAGCGTCGCGCCTTCGTCGTGAAGGCCGCGGCGGCCCATGTCGATCGCCTCGATCTGGGAAGAAGTCGCCGACTTCTTGATGGCCGCGTAGTAGCTGTCGCAGACGGTGAAGTAGTCGCGGATCAACCTGCGGAAAGGGCTCATCGAAAGGATGATCTGCGCCAGCGTTTCCCCTTCCTTCGAGCGGACGTCGAAGCAAAGCCGGTTCTCGGAAATCGAAAGGTGCAGGTGGTAGGGGCCGGCCGGCGCCCCCACCGGCACGAAGTGATTCGCTTCGAGCAGATCGAAGATGGCGACTTTTCGCTCGTGTTCGATCTCCGGCGACCAACGAACGATCGAACGTTCGTCGAGGGTGACTTCTACGATGTGCTGGGTGGAGGTGGACACCGGCCCTTCCCTCTAGCTGCCCTTCTTGGCAAGGCGAAGCGCCACGGAAAGCGCATGGGCATCGAACCCTTCCGCACGCGCCAGCGTTTCGGCGGCGGGGCCGACCGCGGCAAGCCCTGCCTGGCCGCACGCCACGATTGAGCTTCGTTTCAGGAAGTCGAGGACCCCCAGACCGGAAGCAAACCGCGCGCTTCGCGCCGTCGGCAGCACGTGGCTGGGGCCGGCCACGTAATCGCCGATCGCCTCGGGCGTCGTACGACCCAGGAAAATGGCGCCGGCGTTTCGCACCCGGGCGGCAATGGCGTCCGCGCGATCCGTCGCAAGCTCAAGGTGTTCGGGTGCCATCGCGTCGATCAGGGGAATGGCGTCCTCGAGCTCCTCGACGAGGATGATCGCCCCGTTCTTCTCCCAGCTTTCCCGCGCGATCCCGGCTCGGGAAAGACCGGTCAGCGCTTTCCCGACCGCTTTTTCCACCCGGCCGGCGAAAGCGATATCGTCGGTGATCAGGATGGCCTGAGCCGAGATGTCGTGCTCGGCCTGGGAAAGCAGGTCGGCGGCGATCCAGGCCGGGTCGTTTTCACCGTCGGCGAGGACCAGAATCTCGGAAGGGCCCGCCACCATGTCGATGCCGACCTCGCCGAACAGCTGGCGCTTCGCCGCCGCCACGTAGGCGTTGCCGGGGCCGACGATTTTGTCGACAACCGGCACGGTTTCCGTGCCGAAAGCGAGGGCCGCTATCGCCTGAGCGCCGCCCAGCCGATAGACCTCGCTGACGCCTGCGATCTCGGCGGCCGCCAGCAGAAGCGGGTTAAGCGCGCCCTCCGGCGTCGGCACCACCATCACGATGCGCTCGACACCCGCGACGCGGGCCGGGATTGCGTTCATCAAGACCGTGCTCGGGTAGATGGCGGTGCCGCCGGGCACGTAGATGCCGACGGTCTCGAGCGGGCGGAAGCGAAAGCCCAGCCGCAAGCCGGCCTCGTCCTTGTACTCCAGGTCTTTCGGCAATTGGCGGCGGTGGTAAGCCGCGATCCGGGTGGCGGCAAGCGTAAGCGCTTCCCGCACGTCGGGGGCAACCTCCGCCCTCGCCCGCACGAACGCCGCCTCGGCTATCTGGAAGTCCTTAGGCGAAAGGGTGAACCGATCGAAACGCTTCGTATAATCGATGAGCGCCTGATCGCCGCGCTTTCGCACGTCCTCGATGATCGCGGCCACTTCCGCGTTGACGTTCCGGTCCGCTTCGCGTTTGGCGTCCAGAAGCGCGCGGAAGGCAGCCTCGAAATCGGCCGCCTTCGCGTCAAGAAACCGCGGCATCAACCATCTCCCGGAAGCGGTCCAGCCACGCTGCGATTTCGTGTGTCCGCGTCTTCAGCGCCGTCCGGTTGACGGCAAGCCTTGAGGTGATGTCGGCGATCTTCTCGACTTCGACAAGGCCGTTCTCGCGGAGCGTCCGGCCGGTCGAGACGAGGTCCACGATCCGCTCGCAAAGGCCCATCGAGGGGGCGAGCTCCATGGCGCCGTTCAGCTTGATGCATTCCGCCTGCACGCCGCGGGCGGCGAAGTGCCGGCGCGTCAGCGAGGGGTATTTCGTGGCGACGCGAACGTGCGACCAGCGCGCGGGGTTGTCCTTCATGCCGAGCTCCTCCGGCTCGGCAACGACGAGCCGGCAGCGCCCGATCCCCAAGTTGAGCGGCGCGTAGATCTCGGAATAGTCGAATTCCATCAGGACGTCGTTGCCGACGATGCCGAGCTGGGCGGCGCCGAAGGCGACGAAGGTGGCCACGTCGAAGCTGCGAACCTGAATGAGGTCGAGGCCGGGGTCGTTCGTCGCAAAGCGAAGCTGGCGCGACGCCGGGTCGCGGAAGGCCGGTTCCGGCTCGACGCCGAGGCGCAGAAGCAGCGGCAGGGCCTCCTCCTGAAGGCGGCCCTTCGGCAACGCTAGTACGATTTTCTTCACCCCGGGCAAGGTTCCCTCCTTTGCCGCTGGCACCTATAGCACAAGGCCGTCTTGGCGGCCTATGCCCCCGATGACCACCGGTTTCTAGTGCTTCAGGCGCTCGATCCTGGCGCCGCAGGCGGCAAGCTTCTCTTCGAAGCGCTCATAACCGCGATCCAGATGGTAGACCCGGTGGACGATCGTCTCCCCCTCCGCGACGAGGCCAGCCAGCACGAGCGAGACGGAGGCGCGCAGGTCCGTCGCCATCACTTCCGCCCCCACCAGCTTCTCCACCCCCCGCACCATGGCGGAGGCGCCATGCACGGTGATGTTGGCGCCCATCCGGTTGAGCTCGGGCACGTGCATGAAACGGTTCTCAAAGATGGTCTCCGTAATCATACAGGCGCTCTTCGCCGTCGACATAAGGGCCATCATCTGCGCCTGCATGTCGGTGGGAAAGCCGGGGAAGGGTTCCGTCATCACGTCGACGCCGACGAGGTCGGCGTTTCGCCGGTGCACACGAAGGCCGCCCGGCGCCTCTTCGAGCGTGACGCCGGCTTCCGTTAAACTCTCGGCCATGGCGCCGATGAGATCGCGGCGGGCCCCTTCCAGCAAGAGATCGCCGCCCGTGATCGCCGCCGCCATCGCGTAAGTCCCCGTTTCGATGCGGTCGGGAACGACGGCATGGGAAGCGCCGTGGAGGCGATCCACGCCTTGGACGCGGATGGTGTCCGTGCCTGCCCCTTCGATCTTGGCCCCCATGCCCTTGAGACAGGCCGCAAGATCGACGACCTCTGGCTCACGCGCCGCGTTGGCAAGTTCCGTCTCGCCCTTGGCGAGGGCGGCCGCCATCAGGAGGTTCTCCGTTGCCCCCACCGAAACAAAAGGAAAGACAACCTTGGCGCCACGCAGCCCCCTGGCGGCACGCGCATGGATATAGCCCTCCGCCAGCTCGATCTCGGCGCCCATCTGTTGCAGACCCTTGAGGTGCAAATCGACCGGCCGCGTCCCGATGGCGCAGCCGCCGGGAAGCGAGACTTCCGCCTTGCCTTCCCTGGCGAGCAGCGGCCCGAGCACGAGAACGGAGGCACGCATCTTCCGG
Encoded proteins:
- a CDS encoding class I SAM-dependent methyltransferase, producing the protein MTPTRISADKETDVLYRSLRTRHGGGTWANGYRFAPHFRWEQRLLLDALRQETALGTLLDIGCGTGLLVRPLIERGESVIGLDYNFEACRLAAGNGLAIVRGDVYDLPFRPAAADHIVCCQFLNQQPHAKIERLMTEASRVLRPNGRFLLVWRNGRSLLHRLAHFTFRLLDRVRGEPDFPQVFHDPMEVAQKARAAGFAIDFAGVTCPLLPGAPLAGQGFLGRLAGASFFLVLRKPKHGEG
- a CDS encoding FemAB family XrtA/PEP-CTERM system-associated protein gives rise to the protein MAALTVRPLEEKDFRAWNAFVEQAKDGTFFHLAEWQRVLKRAFRLDTHYLYAASGNEIRGLLPLARVRRPNLRFALVSTPCCVYGGALATDAATATALETAACELAAKLGADYLELRNLTRRRADWPTSGLYATFRRTLDAEPEKNLLTIPRKERADIRKSLEAGLRSKVTEDAGRFFPLYARSTRNLGAPAYPKRYFEILLETFGEKAEIRLAVKGGDILCGVFSFYFRDQVLPYYAGSVPAARDMKAYPFLYWELMRAACEKGVRLFDFGRSLQGSGAFAFKKNWGFEAVSLPYQYHLLRAQRMPEMNPAGPGYRTLAGLWRHLPLAVANRLGPCFAPWVS
- a CDS encoding polysaccharide deacetylase family protein; its protein translation is MPDGVSRLTFTFDLEDHRPDAGLPMRYPDITRRVFESTARLGVTGTVFVVGEVAEKSPDLVRDIASLGHEIAFHSFDHVPLEKQTHGKFHKETETGKKLLEDLTGKAVIGFRAPVFSLTPGSLWALDSLRELGFDYSSSVLPAKSPLFGFPAAPKEAFRWPNGLLELPAPVARFGPLVFPYLGGVYLRYLPFGLVKRAVARASSRTPLWTYFHPYDFDVGEPFCRIKGAGFLASAILWCNRARTWKKLEALFGPARQWEIAPPFAEQIRQGVFAAAPFFRPS
- a CDS encoding FAD-dependent monooxygenase, whose amino-acid sequence is MEKESRILISGAGVAGLAAAILLGRKGFRPVVVERSPEVRAEGYLISLSHRAHQAAETLGLLPALEARRIGITASSYHDRTGRTLLALDYERLFRGLRIVQISRDDLEAVLYEAAKDLVEIRCGVSATRIAQKESRVQVAFSDGRAEEFDAVIGADGLHSAVRELGFPPATIRRHRLGLMAAAFPLPNFLGMERKFETHMERDRYLVLFTTRTRGLGAVFVWASDVEAAPGPEDRLAWLRKAYAGSSELAGEVLRLAPEGRPIYMDSLCQIEMDRWRAGRLAIVGDAAHCLTLFSGRGASAAFTGATRLAEALVELPAEEAFRRYEAETRPVLSAIQTATRHAAQWYVPRSRLRETLRNNAMRLLPNVVFQAYFRGKYSRG
- the mddA gene encoding methanethiol S-methyltransferase — its product is MFRLFYIAYGFAAYLAFFVVILYAIGFVGNFAVPKGIDGGAGAPLAEAILVNLLLMGLFAVQHSVMARPGFKRAWTRIVPEPIERSTYVLLSSAVLALLFWQWRPMPGIVWSVEGGWGETLLWVFYAAGWGIVFLSSFMIGHFELFGLKQVYAHVKNLAPKKAGFMTPGFYRLVRHPLMTGFLVAFWATPEMTWGHLLFALGTTGYILIALQLEERDLTAHFGDEYRGYKKRVPMLIPGLKGRR
- a CDS encoding serine protease, translating into MSQLRSPVGGGGGRLAERLRSDPSADLALLKTDFVPGTIAPFADDASLDIGERVVTYGFPLAGTLSSEGNLSVGYVAALSGIGDNTDQFQMSAGVDFGSSGSPVLDAWGRVAGVAISRLVARIAGSSVPQGANFATKITAIRLFFAENGILPEFRRKDKELSPSQIGAAARDFTVRVACWR
- the yacG gene encoding DNA gyrase inhibitor YacG translates to MRCPICGKPASEKYQPFCAKACADQDLGRWLKGDYRIPTEERPALAEPEEGVGEDG
- a CDS encoding Maf family nucleotide pyrophosphatase; protein product: MARPPFVLASASPRRLALLRQAGIEPDAVEAPHVSEAPLKDEKPAALARRLAEAKARAVAPHHKGAFVLAADTVVAVGRRVLPKAEDTDTAKRCLGLLSGRRHRVYGGVCVISPSGEARSRVVETHVAFKRLTEAEIQAYLESKEWADKAGGYAIQGRAALFVRALRGSYTNVVGLPLFEAAALLKGLGRGEG
- the infA gene encoding translation initiation factor IF-1, with the protein product MAKEEPLEFNGTVIELLPNAMFRVRLENGHEVLAHTAGKMRKHRIRVLAGDQVTVEMTPYDLTKGRITFRFK
- a CDS encoding arsenate reductase ArsC, with the translated sequence MGDIPGSVLFACTNNAIRSPMAEGMLKHLFGDRIYVDSVGVRAGQLDPFAVAVMDEIGINVSRHRPKAFEDLEDTYFDIVISLSPEAQHKAVEMTRTMAADVEFWKTLDPSFVDGNREERLKVYREVRDELLERIKLRFQALAAPAVVEGRKTQETP
- a CDS encoding UPF0262 family protein; translated protein: MSTSTQHIVEVTLDERSIVRWSPEIEHERKVAIFDLLEANHFVPVGAPAGPYHLHLSISENRLCFDVRSKEGETLAQIILSMSPFRRLIRDYFTVCDSYYAAIKKSATSSQIEAIDMGRRGLHDEGATLLQTRLADKVAMDDNTSRRLFTLVCILHLRN
- the hisD gene encoding histidinol dehydrogenase is translated as MPRFLDAKAADFEAAFRALLDAKREADRNVNAEVAAIIEDVRKRGDQALIDYTKRFDRFTLSPKDFQIAEAAFVRARAEVAPDVREALTLAATRIAAYHRRQLPKDLEYKDEAGLRLGFRFRPLETVGIYVPGGTAIYPSTVLMNAIPARVAGVERIVMVVPTPEGALNPLLLAAAEIAGVSEVYRLGGAQAIAALAFGTETVPVVDKIVGPGNAYVAAAKRQLFGEVGIDMVAGPSEILVLADGENDPAWIAADLLSQAEHDISAQAILITDDIAFAGRVEKAVGKALTGLSRAGIARESWEKNGAIILVEELEDAIPLIDAMAPEHLELATDRADAIAARVRNAGAIFLGRTTPEAIGDYVAGPSHVLPTARSARFASGLGVLDFLKRSSIVACGQAGLAAVGPAAETLARAEGFDAHALSVALRLAKKGS
- the hisG gene encoding ATP phosphoribosyltransferase; translation: MKKIVLALPKGRLQEEALPLLLRLGVEPEPAFRDPASRQLRFATNDPGLDLIQVRSFDVATFVAFGAAQLGIVGNDVLMEFDYSEIYAPLNLGIGRCRLVVAEPEELGMKDNPARWSHVRVATKYPSLTRRHFAARGVQAECIKLNGAMELAPSMGLCERIVDLVSTGRTLRENGLVEVEKIADITSRLAVNRTALKTRTHEIAAWLDRFREMVDAAVS